In Candidatus Glassbacteria bacterium, one DNA window encodes the following:
- the nusA gene encoding transcription termination factor NusA codes for MSVNPILDAFGEIAREKSIGREELVEMIEAGLVAAARKKYGQGCEVDVEIDPLGGSIDIHVGREVVEEVEDPTGQITLAEARELDSELELGDIHWEQVPFTEFGRNAIQAAKQVVIQRIRESERDKIRAEYSGKIGELLSGSIQQVERGNYVIFLNKQTEAILPMKETNRKDYFKQGDPIRAVLIDIRETTKGPQLILSRTNEAFLRALFQIEVPEIYQGIIEIKGVVREAGNRSKIAVSSNDEHIDPVGACVGLKGSRVQSVVNELGGERIDVIPYSDDPQEFVRSSLNPAKLYRTSIDRDEHTVTAVIEDEQLSLAIGRNGQNVRLASQLTGWKIELMEKKEFMAQRDEMLTGVFGKSDEGQGGQVQEKSSDSRAKAEEMFKKKPAEPVEAEKAEVKADEKEAVEAETVDLGRLSEEQQELIDDLPVEDFPVELIDSFTPSLREKLEEAGYDTFYKLVLAPEQELTGIKGIGKQTAAKIKEMIDFLVEHYEQEYNEDED; via the coding sequence ATGTCTGTTAATCCGATTCTGGATGCGTTTGGCGAAATCGCCCGGGAAAAGAGTATCGGGCGGGAAGAGCTGGTCGAGATGATCGAGGCCGGCCTGGTGGCCGCGGCCCGTAAGAAATACGGCCAGGGCTGCGAGGTGGATGTCGAGATCGACCCGCTGGGCGGGAGTATCGATATCCATGTCGGCCGCGAAGTGGTGGAAGAAGTGGAAGACCCGACCGGTCAGATCACGCTGGCCGAGGCCCGGGAACTGGACAGCGAACTGGAACTAGGCGATATCCACTGGGAGCAGGTCCCGTTCACCGAATTCGGCCGTAACGCCATCCAGGCCGCCAAGCAGGTCGTGATCCAGCGGATCCGCGAGTCCGAGCGTGACAAAATCCGCGCGGAATACAGCGGCAAGATCGGTGAGTTGCTCTCCGGCTCGATTCAGCAGGTAGAGCGCGGCAACTACGTCATCTTCCTCAACAAGCAGACCGAAGCTATTCTGCCGATGAAGGAAACCAACCGCAAGGACTATTTCAAGCAGGGTGATCCGATACGGGCGGTACTGATCGATATCCGCGAAACCACCAAGGGCCCACAGCTTATTCTCAGCCGTACAAACGAGGCCTTCCTCAGGGCCCTGTTCCAGATCGAGGTCCCCGAAATTTACCAGGGTATTATCGAGATCAAGGGCGTGGTGCGCGAGGCCGGCAACCGCAGCAAAATAGCGGTTTCCTCCAACGATGAGCATATCGACCCGGTGGGCGCCTGCGTGGGTCTCAAGGGCAGCCGTGTCCAGTCGGTGGTCAACGAGCTGGGCGGCGAGCGGATCGACGTGATCCCCTACAGCGATGATCCCCAGGAATTCGTGCGCAGTTCGCTCAATCCGGCCAAGCTCTACCGCACCTCGATCGACCGCGACGAGCACACGGTGACCGCCGTCATCGAGGACGAGCAGTTATCACTGGCTATCGGCCGCAACGGCCAGAACGTCCGGCTGGCCAGCCAACTCACGGGCTGGAAAATAGAGCTGATGGAGAAGAAGGAGTTCATGGCCCAGCGCGACGAGATGCTGACCGGAGTGTTCGGTAAGAGCGATGAGGGGCAGGGTGGCCAGGTGCAGGAAAAGAGCTCGGATTCGCGGGCGAAGGCGGAGGAAATGTTCAAGAAGAAACCCGCGGAGCCGGTGGAAGCCGAAAAGGCGGAAGTGAAAGCCGATGAAAAAGAAGCGGTTGAGGCGGAAACTGTTGATCTGGGCAGGCTCAGTGAGGAGCAGCAGGAGCTTATCGACGATCTCCCGGTGGAGGATTTCCCGGTCGAATTGATCGACTCTTTTACTCCCTCGCTGCGTGAAAAGCTCGAGGAGGCCGGTTACGACACGTTCTACAAGCTCGTGCTGGCCCCTGAGCAGGAATTGACCGGGATCAAAGGTATCGGCAAACAGACCGCGGCCAAGATCAAGGAAATGATCGATTTTCTGGTTGAGCATTACGAGCAGGAATACAACGAGGACGAGGACTGA